From the genome of Pirellulales bacterium, one region includes:
- the cheB gene encoding chemotaxis-specific protein-glutamate methyltransferase CheB has translation MTPFAPKCVAHSKARVMIVEDSSVVQELLRHLIAADPRLEVVACVKSGEEAIRLLDRVLPDVISLDIRLPGMNGLETAQHIMAKLPTPIVVVSASVEADDLRISISALRAGALAVVEKPIAASNDDYRRLGGHLCTQLALMSRVKVVRQRIDRGLRFGKPAPELVSSGRPLKPVISARARPAEGLRFSVLGLAASTGGPGALQTLLTGLNADFPLPIVLVQHIAEGFSDGFISWLDEVVPALSVKVAKAGELLRPGFVYVAPADRHVQIDNCRLMLNHGKMVSGQRPSATVLFASMARSLGPAALAVLLTGMGDDGAAGLKDVFDAGGYTIAEDASTAVVYGMPRAAAQLGAVNEMLPLDKISRRLQEITRIEASPTSGNASIVARSR, from the coding sequence ATGACACCGTTTGCGCCAAAATGTGTGGCCCATTCGAAGGCCCGGGTCATGATCGTGGAAGACTCGAGCGTCGTGCAAGAGTTGCTCCGGCATTTGATTGCGGCGGATCCGCGTTTGGAAGTCGTGGCGTGCGTGAAAAGCGGCGAGGAGGCAATCCGTCTTTTGGATCGTGTCTTGCCCGACGTGATTTCACTTGATATCCGTTTGCCGGGGATGAACGGTCTGGAGACGGCGCAACATATCATGGCCAAGCTCCCGACGCCGATCGTCGTCGTCTCCGCCAGTGTCGAAGCCGACGACCTGCGAATTTCGATCAGTGCGCTTCGGGCCGGCGCGCTGGCGGTCGTGGAAAAGCCCATCGCAGCCAGCAACGACGATTACCGCCGGCTCGGCGGTCATCTTTGCACGCAACTGGCCCTGATGAGCCGCGTGAAAGTCGTGCGCCAGCGGATCGATCGCGGACTGCGATTCGGCAAGCCGGCGCCAGAACTGGTTTCCAGCGGACGGCCCCTCAAGCCGGTGATTTCAGCGCGGGCTCGGCCGGCCGAAGGTCTTCGCTTTTCGGTTTTGGGGTTGGCGGCGTCGACGGGCGGACCGGGCGCCCTGCAAACACTTTTGACGGGATTGAATGCTGACTTTCCGCTTCCGATCGTCTTGGTGCAGCATATCGCCGAAGGATTTTCCGACGGCTTCATTTCCTGGCTTGACGAGGTGGTTCCAGCCTTATCCGTGAAGGTGGCCAAGGCGGGCGAACTGCTTCGTCCAGGATTCGTCTATGTCGCTCCGGCAGATCGGCACGTTCAAATCGACAATTGCCGGCTCATGCTGAACCACGGAAAGATGGTCAGCGGCCAGCGGCCTTCCGCGACCGTCCTGTTTGCATCGATGGCGCGCAGCCTCGGACCCGCCGCGCTCGCCGTCTTGCTCACTGGAATGGGCGACGACGGTGCGGCTGGTTTGAAGGACGTCTTCGATGCCGGCGGCTATACGATCGCGGAGGACGCGAGCACGGCTGTCGTCTATGGTATGCCGAGAGCCGCCGCTCAATTGGGCGCCGTCAACGAAATGTTGCCGCTTGACAAGATCAGCCGGCGGTTGCAGGAAATAACCCGTATCGAAGCTTCCCCGACATCCGGCAATGCTTCCATCGTCGCGAGAAGTCGTTAA
- a CDS encoding response regulator, whose protein sequence is MQPIDSTCHILLVEDSRTQATNLVESLSRHGWTVEWVFTAEAAMERIHQADFDLIVLDYYLPGMRGDALCRKIRLSTGARDLPILILTAENTQTAEVHLLESGADDFVLKSADEDILLARIRALLTKSRNKMPVFSGADIPIRATRILTIDDSATYQEYLAGELEQEGYHVERATTGRVGLDRLASVDFDCVIVDLVMPDLDGIEVCRRIAELRTTANNLIAVLMLTGRENKEELTQALEAGADDFVGKSSEMAVLKSRIRALLRRKLLQEENRRIIEQLKTKEVEMLRARADAEVAEAKAKLNDELELRVKLRTAELAAANHDLAAKSRENEMFVYSVSHDLRSPLVNLQGFSNELNSSCGEFRQILAEPELPANLRLRCLSLLDGEMAEALRFIQTAVKRLSTNIDSLLRLSRVGRVEFQCQAVDVQSVVERIVIAMNDTIRRRGAEVLVSHLPPVWGDPAAIEQIFANLIGNAVNYLSPDRPGRLEIGLHAKSEKSANPAQTGMQTYFVRDNGMGIPASYANKVFQIFQRMHPTLAQGEGIGLALTRRVVERHGGRIWFESAEAVGTTFFVSLSALADTPLAAGAPACVPQQPNLTVSFAAESA, encoded by the coding sequence ATGCAGCCCATCGACTCGACGTGTCATATCTTGCTTGTGGAAGATTCACGCACGCAAGCGACAAATCTGGTGGAATCACTTTCGCGCCATGGCTGGACGGTGGAATGGGTGTTCACGGCCGAAGCTGCGATGGAACGCATCCACCAGGCGGATTTCGATCTTATCGTACTGGATTATTACTTGCCCGGTATGCGCGGCGATGCGCTCTGTCGGAAGATTCGCCTCAGTACGGGCGCGCGCGACCTGCCGATCCTGATCCTGACGGCCGAGAACACCCAGACCGCGGAAGTGCACCTGCTGGAAAGCGGGGCGGACGACTTCGTCCTGAAATCGGCGGACGAAGATATTTTGCTGGCTCGCATTCGGGCACTGCTGACAAAATCGAGGAACAAAATGCCGGTTTTCAGCGGCGCGGATATTCCCATTCGCGCCACGCGCATTCTTACGATCGACGACAGTGCAACCTACCAGGAATATCTGGCCGGCGAATTGGAACAGGAAGGATATCATGTCGAAAGGGCGACAACGGGACGCGTGGGCCTGGATCGCCTCGCGTCGGTCGACTTCGATTGCGTAATCGTCGATTTGGTCATGCCGGACCTCGACGGAATCGAGGTCTGCCGCCGCATCGCCGAATTGCGAACGACGGCGAATAATCTGATCGCCGTGCTGATGCTCACCGGCCGCGAGAACAAAGAGGAACTGACCCAGGCCTTGGAAGCGGGAGCCGACGATTTCGTCGGCAAGTCGTCTGAAATGGCCGTCTTGAAGAGCCGCATCCGAGCGTTGCTGCGCCGAAAACTCCTCCAAGAAGAGAATCGCCGAATAATCGAGCAGCTCAAGACGAAGGAAGTTGAAATGCTGCGAGCCCGTGCCGACGCCGAGGTCGCCGAGGCGAAGGCGAAGCTAAACGACGAACTCGAGCTACGCGTCAAACTACGAACGGCTGAATTGGCCGCCGCGAATCACGATCTGGCAGCCAAAAGCCGCGAAAACGAAATGTTCGTCTACAGCGTCTCGCATGATTTGCGGTCCCCGTTGGTCAACTTGCAAGGATTCAGCAACGAGTTGAATTCCTCATGCGGAGAATTTCGCCAAATTCTCGCCGAACCTGAATTGCCGGCAAACCTGCGCCTTCGCTGCCTGTCATTGCTCGACGGAGAGATGGCCGAGGCTCTCCGCTTCATTCAGACGGCCGTCAAGCGACTCAGCACGAATATCGACTCGCTGCTCCGGCTTTCCCGCGTGGGACGAGTGGAGTTTCAATGCCAGGCGGTCGATGTCCAATCCGTCGTCGAGCGGATTGTCATTGCCATGAACGACACGATCCGTCGGCGCGGAGCTGAAGTGCTCGTGTCGCATTTGCCGCCGGTCTGGGGCGATCCGGCGGCGATCGAACAGATCTTCGCAAATCTCATCGGCAATGCCGTCAATTATCTAAGTCCCGATCGGCCTGGAAGGCTCGAGATTGGGCTCCATGCGAAATCGGAGAAGTCTGCAAACCCCGCGCAAACTGGAATGCAAACATATTTCGTCCGCGACAACGGCATGGGGATCCCCGCGTCGTATGCGAACAAGGTGTTTCAGATATTCCAGCGCATGCACCCCACGCTCGCCCAGGGCGAAGGGATCGGCTTGGCGCTGACGCGCCGCGTCGTCGAACGCCACGGAGGCCGGATCTGGTTCGAGTCTGCGGAGGCCGTCGGCACGACATTCTTCGTAAGCCTGTCGGCTCTTGCCGACACACCACTCGCCGCCGGCGCGCCGGCGTGCGTTCCGCAGCAACCGAACCTTACCGTCAGCTTCGCTGCCGAGAGCGCCTAA
- a CDS encoding PAS domain S-box protein: MDHDDRGTILIVEDDYGTALLHRNCLERRGFAAISVATVEDAMRVLRQENVQLIVLDHHLSDGTTGVDFCERLTAQSSAVPVVIVTGYTQETTAVEALRAGVRDFITKSPDYLDYLPEAVERVLRQVHVERQLSDSESRFAAIINSSQDAIVAIDDQHIITLFNPAAEEIFRCKHANAIGTSVKQFLPDEVSFASGTPAFQSHSMVTANACAPRWRVDGTCADGTIVPLEVAVSHWVERDKTFSTLLIRDISRQKYADDALRASEKRFRAFMDNGPAVAFIKDREGRYLYVNRKFTEVFKRTLHEVEGKTVADIFPPSVAKQMADNDRAVASAVTVMRQAEMVPTPDGEERLWMTFRFAFESSSGNLLIGGVAIDVTTERRTEEGLRLREDQLRRAQKMDAVGILAGGIAHEFNNILQVIQGHATFAIQGLAENDPRFQDLEQLLKAAEHASVLTKQMLRFGRRQLLQLAEVDLNQLVQDLAKMIRPLAAPNVKVEVAVDDDIEIVLADSDQLRQALINLCINARDAMPQGGKLFLETELHLSDGGVQPTHLKLRSGHYVVIRVADTGPGMTDTIKEHIFEPFFTTKEIGKGTGLGLAMVYGVVEQHAGAINVKSEPGRGSTFEIFLPCGDVGAVTEIRQLDVVAGRTY, encoded by the coding sequence ATGGACCACGACGACCGAGGCACGATTTTAATCGTCGAAGATGATTACGGCACGGCATTGCTCCATCGCAATTGCCTCGAGCGCCGCGGCTTTGCCGCGATTAGCGTCGCGACGGTGGAGGACGCGATGCGAGTCCTACGACAAGAAAATGTCCAACTGATCGTGCTCGACCACCATCTTTCGGACGGCACCACGGGCGTCGATTTCTGCGAGCGGCTGACGGCCCAAAGCTCCGCTGTCCCCGTTGTCATCGTGACCGGCTACACCCAAGAGACGACGGCCGTCGAGGCCCTGCGAGCGGGCGTCCGCGATTTCATTACCAAATCTCCCGACTACCTCGACTACCTTCCGGAAGCGGTCGAGCGTGTGCTGCGGCAGGTTCACGTCGAGCGCCAGCTTTCCGACTCCGAATCTCGATTCGCAGCCATTATCAATTCTTCGCAGGATGCCATTGTTGCGATCGACGACCAGCACATTATCACACTATTCAATCCCGCCGCGGAAGAAATCTTCCGGTGTAAGCATGCCAACGCTATTGGCACCTCGGTGAAACAGTTTCTACCCGATGAAGTGTCATTCGCCTCCGGCACACCCGCGTTTCAATCGCATTCGATGGTGACCGCGAATGCTTGCGCGCCGCGATGGCGCGTCGATGGCACATGTGCAGATGGAACCATCGTGCCGCTGGAAGTGGCCGTCTCACATTGGGTCGAACGGGACAAGACATTCTCGACCCTCTTGATCCGCGATATCTCGCGCCAAAAGTATGCCGATGATGCGCTTCGGGCCAGCGAAAAGCGGTTTCGCGCTTTCATGGACAACGGCCCGGCGGTCGCGTTCATCAAAGATCGCGAAGGAAGATACCTGTATGTCAACCGGAAATTCACGGAAGTGTTCAAGCGGACACTGCACGAAGTGGAAGGCAAAACCGTTGCCGACATCTTTCCACCCTCGGTGGCGAAACAGATGGCCGACAACGACCGCGCGGTCGCCAGCGCCGTGACGGTGATGCGGCAAGCAGAGATGGTGCCCACTCCAGACGGAGAGGAACGACTCTGGATGACTTTCCGCTTTGCTTTCGAAAGTTCGTCGGGCAACCTGCTGATCGGCGGCGTCGCAATCGACGTAACCACCGAACGCCGCACCGAAGAGGGGCTTCGCCTGCGCGAGGACCAGCTTCGAAGGGCCCAGAAGATGGACGCCGTCGGCATCCTGGCCGGAGGAATCGCCCACGAATTCAACAACATTCTTCAAGTCATACAGGGTCATGCCACCTTTGCAATCCAAGGGTTGGCTGAAAACGATCCGCGCTTCCAAGATCTGGAACAACTGCTCAAGGCCGCCGAGCATGCTTCCGTTCTGACAAAGCAAATGCTTAGGTTCGGACGGCGCCAATTGCTTCAGCTTGCTGAAGTAGACCTCAACCAGTTGGTCCAAGATCTCGCCAAGATGATCCGGCCGCTGGCGGCGCCAAATGTGAAAGTCGAAGTCGCGGTGGACGACGATATCGAGATCGTGCTCGCCGATTCAGACCAACTCCGCCAGGCCCTGATCAATCTTTGTATCAACGCTCGCGATGCGATGCCCCAGGGAGGGAAATTGTTCCTCGAAACGGAACTCCACTTGAGCGATGGCGGAGTTCAGCCGACGCACCTCAAGTTGCGGTCCGGGCATTATGTCGTTATCCGAGTCGCCGACACCGGCCCCGGCATGACCGACACCATCAAAGAACACATCTTCGAGCCGTTCTTCACCACGAAGGAAATCGGCAAGGGGACCGGCCTCGGCCTCGCGATGGTGTATGGCGTCGTCGAACAACATGCCGGCGCGATCAATGTGAAAAGTGAGCCCGGTCGCGGCAGCACGTTTGAAATCTTTTTGCCCTGCGGCGACGTTGGCGCCGTCACCGAGATTCGCCAGTTGGACGTCGTTGCCGGGCGAACTTACTGA